CATTGATGGCGTTCACCGGTATCGAGGCCATTTTCCAGGCTTCGGGTAACAACAAGCAGGACGTGGCCAAGGTCAACGGTGAAGAAATCACCCAGACCGAACTGGGCCAGGCCGTCGACATGCAACGTCGCCAGCTGATGCAACAGCTGGGCAAGGATTTCGATGCTTCGCTGCTGGACGAAAAACTGCTGCGCGAAGCGGCTTTGAAAGGTCTGATCGATCGCAAGCTGTTGCTGCAAGGCGCTGCGGATTCCAAGTTCGGCTTCTCTGAAGCCGCGCTGGACCAGGTGATCCTGCAGACGCCGGAATTCCAGGTGGACGGTAAATTCAGTGCCGAACGCTTTGATCAGGTGATCCGTCAGTTGGGCTACACCCGTATGCAATTCCGTCAGATGCTGACCCAGGAAATGCTGATCGGCCAGGTTCGCGCAGGCATCGCCGGCAGCGGTTTTGTCACCGATGCCGAGGTATTGGCTTTCGCCCGTCTGGAAAAACAGACCCGCGATTTTGCCACCGTCAACATCAAGACCGACCCTGCGGCGGTGAAGCTTACCGACGATGAGGTCAAGGCTTACTACGACCAGCACGCCAAAGAGTTCATGACCCCGGATCAAGTGGTCATCGATTACCTGGAACTGAAGAAGTCGTCCTTCTTCGACCAGGTCACCGTCAAGGACGAAGAGCTGCAGGCTGCCTATCAGAAAGAAACCGCCAACCTCGCTGAACAGCGTCGTGCCGCGCACATTCTGATTGAAGTCAACGACAAGACCACCGACGCGCAAGCCAAGGCCAAGATCGAAGACATCCAGGCACGCCTGGCCAAAGGTGAGAAGTTCGAAGCCCTGGCCAAGGAGTTCTCCCAGGATCCAGGTTCGGCCAACAATGGCGGTGACTTGGGCTTTGCCGGCCCTGGCGTCTACGACCCGGATTTCGAAACGGCCCTGTATGCCTTGAACAAGGACCAGGTGTCGGCGCCGGTGCGTACTACCTTCGGTTGGCACTTGATCAAGCTGTTGGGCGTTGAAGCACCAGAGGTGCCATCGTTTGCCAGCCTGAAAGACAAGCTGACCCGAGAGCTCAAGACCCAGCAGGTCGAGCAGCGTTATGTCGAGGCGACCAAGCAATTGGAAGACGCGGCATTCGAAGCCTCCGACCTGGCTCAGCCGGCGTCCGACCTGAAGCTGACCGTACACACTTCCGCGCCGTTTGGCCGTGAAGGTGGCGAAGGTGTTGCGGCCAACCGTGCCGTGGTCACTGCTGCATTCAGCCCGGAAGTGCTGGATGAAGGTGCCAACAGCAGCGCTATCGAGCTGGACCCGGAAACCATCATCGTGCTGCGTGCCAAAGAGCATCTGAAGCCTGCGCAACTGCCGCTGGAAAGCGTGTCGGCTGCGATTCGCACCCAGATGACCAAAGAGCGCGCCATCGCGGCTGCCAAAACCCATGCCGACGAGTTGATCGCCAGCCTGCGTGACGGCAAGACTCCGTTGAACCAGCCGATCGACGGCCAGGCCTGGAAGGTGACTGAAGCGGCGACCCGTAACGCTGAAGCAATCGAACCGGCCGTGCTGCAAGCCCTGTTCCGCATGCCTAAGCCTGCGGCCAAGGACAAGCCGACCTTCACCACCGTGACCCTGGCTGACGGTAGCCTGGTGATCGTGCGCTTGAATGGCGTCAACGAAGCCGCAGCCCCTACCGACGAAGAAAAGGCGCAATACCGCCGCTTCCTCGCTTCGCGTGTTGGCCAGCAGGACTTCGCCGCCTACCGCAAGCAGTTGGAAACCAAGGCTGACATCAAGAAGTTCTGATGTTGGTTTGAAAAAAGCCCCCGGTCTGCAAGGACCGGGGGCTTTTTTTTGCGCATGTGATCGGCTCAGAACTTCAGTTTCCCCCAGCTCAACCCAATCACAGCCGCCACGGTCGAGGCCGTCAGCACGCTCAGTTTGGCCGCTGCCAACAGTTCCGGGTCGGAGAAGGCCAGGGACGAGATAAAGATCGACATGGTAAAACCAATCCCCGCCAGCAGGCCGACCAGGCCGACGCCGCTCCAGGTGACACCGTCGGGCAGCTTGCAGATATTGAGTTTGACCAGCGTGACACTCGCCAGCATCACGCCCAACGGCTTGCCGATCACCAAGGCGATGATCACGCCCATGAACACACCGTGGGGCAGCGGGTGCTCAAGGTTCAAGCCTTGCAGGCTGACACCGGCATTGGCCAGGGCGAACAGCGGCATCACGCCGAAGGCGACCCACGGGTGCAACGCCGATTGCACGCGCTGCACCGGTGGCATCAGTTCGCGTTGGGCTTCGCGCAGTTGCTTGAGCGGCTTGGCGACCTGATGCGCGTCCTCTGCAGGTTGCGAAAGGCGATCCATCAGCTCGTTGAAGGTGCGCCCGATGGTGTCCAGTGGGCGCTCGGTGGTCGGCTTGGAACTGACCGGCGTCATCAGGCCCAGGATCACCCCGGCGAGGGTCGGGTGTACGCCTGTCTTGAGCAGGCCGAACCAGACAATCGCGCCTGGCAGCAAATAGATCGCCGCCTTGCTGATGCCCATCCGTTGGAACACCAGTACTAAGGCCAACCCACCTGCGGCAACCACCAGGCCCATGTAGTCCAGGCTTGCAGTGAAGAACACGGCAATGATCAGGATGGCCACGATGTCATCGATGATGGCCAGTGCCAGCAGCAATACGCGCACTCCGCTGGGGATCGATCTGCCCAACAGCGCCAGCACGCCGACGGCAAAGGCAATGTCGGTGGCGGTGGGCACGGCCCAGCCACTGGCGGCGGCGGTGCCATGATTGAGCGCGGTGTAAAGGATGGCTGGCATCAATACACCACCCAGCGCAGCGCCCAGCGGCAGGGTCGCGAGTTTCAGGTTAGCGAGTGCGCCGTCCTTTATTTCCTGGCGTATCTCCGCGCCCACCACCAGGAAGAAGATGGTCATCAGGCCGTCGTTGACCAGAAAGTGCAGTGAGCGCGACACACTGAAATCGCCCAGCCCGAGGGTGATCGGGGTGTTCCAGAAGTGTTCATAGGACGCGGCTGCGGGGCTGTTGGCCCAGATCAGCGCAGCAATGGCCGCCAGCAGCAGGACAATGCCGCTGACCGCCTCAATGCGTGAAAACCGCTCAAGGGCCGACAGCGCGCCCTCGGTCAATGCCTGGGGGCGAGGGATGGCAGGGTGTTTTTTGGGCACGACAAGTCTCCATTGGCGGCCCGACCAATGCTTTGCTTTAACCTGCGCTGTGCCCTATGCAGTCACGCACCCAGAGCGATGATAGGAAGTTGATGAATAAGTTGTAAACAATGTTGTCAGGCTTATGGGTTTTTTGTCGGCGGGTGCAGAAAACCGCGCGCCAATTGCTGGTACAACTCCGGCCCCATCCGCGAACTGACGGCCTTGGCAATCAATGCCACCGCCATCAGGCTGATTACCATTCCGTGGCTGTCGATCATCTCCATTACGATGATCGCCGAGGTGATCGGCGATTGGGTTACGGCCGCCAGGAAGCCCACCATGCACAGCGCAATGATCGGTTGCGCTGCCAGCGCGAAAAACTCGGCGGCGTTGGCGCCCACGGCCGCGCCGACGGCCAGCGACGGGGCAAAGATGCCGCCGGGAATCCCGGAAAAATAGGTGACCACCGTGGCTAGAAAACGCGTGACAGGCGCGTGCCATGGCAGGCCGACATCGGACGCAATGATCTGCGTAGTAATCCCGTAGCCGCTGCCGAAGGACATCCCGCCGCTGAGCCAGCCAAGGATTGCGACCACCAGCCCGCAGGCTCCGGCGAACCACACCGGGTGGACTCGCCGCCATTCCCAGAGCACAAACCGGTGATAGCGCTGAGGCCACAGCAGCATGCGGCTGAACAGCCCGCCGAGCAGGCCGCAGCCAATGCCGGCGGCCAACACCGGAACAATGATGTCGAGCTTGATCTCTTCAACATCCAGGTGGCCGAAATAGTTGTAATTGCCTTGCAGGGCGATGGCCACCATCCCCGACAAAATAATCGTGCTGAGCAATACACCGCTGGTGCGGGTTTCGAGCTTGCGCCCCAATTCTTCTACTGCGAAGGCAATACCGGCCAGCGGCGTATTGAATGCGGCGGCGATACCGGCGGCACCGCCGGCCAGGATCAAGTCTTCGCTGCGGATGATGCGAGCATTGGGCAGGTAGCGATGGCAGAAGTGCATGATCGACGCTGCCACTTGCACGGACGGTCCCTCGCGCCCGGCGGAAAAACCACCGGTCAACGCCAGTGTGCCCAAGCCGATCTTGGCCAATGCGATGCGTAAAGACACCAGCTTGCTGACGTCCTGCCCTTTGTTGGCCAGGCGAGTGGCAGCGATGACCTGGGGAATGCCACTGCCTTGGGCACCGGCAAAAAAGCGCGTGGTCAGCCACACCACCAGCATGCCCACCAGCGGTGTATAGACGAAGGGCAGCCACGGGTGGGCGCTGGATTGCGCGGCGAACTGAGTGAGCGCCACGTCGGCCAGGCGCGCAAACATCACCACCATCAGCCCGGCGATGGTGGCGCCGGCCCACAGGGTGATCCGGGTGCGCCAGCGCAGTGAGGTAAAGCGGCGGCGCAGTGAAATGAACGGTTTGATCACCCAAGCGAATTCCGAATAAGTTTCAGGGTGTTTCAAGGTTAACCGTATATACAGCGCTTGTCCTCGCGATGCGCCGTGTCGCGGCCACTGCCAACAGCATCAAC
The window above is part of the Pseudomonas sp. KBS0710 genome. Proteins encoded here:
- a CDS encoding chloride channel protein → MIKPFISLRRRFTSLRWRTRITLWAGATIAGLMVVMFARLADVALTQFAAQSSAHPWLPFVYTPLVGMLVVWLTTRFFAGAQGSGIPQVIAATRLANKGQDVSKLVSLRIALAKIGLGTLALTGGFSAGREGPSVQVAASIMHFCHRYLPNARIIRSEDLILAGGAAGIAAAFNTPLAGIAFAVEELGRKLETRTSGVLLSTIILSGMVAIALQGNYNYFGHLDVEEIKLDIIVPVLAAGIGCGLLGGLFSRMLLWPQRYHRFVLWEWRRVHPVWFAGACGLVVAILGWLSGGMSFGSGYGITTQIIASDVGLPWHAPVTRFLATVVTYFSGIPGGIFAPSLAVGAAVGANAAEFFALAAQPIIALCMVGFLAAVTQSPITSAIIVMEMIDSHGMVISLMAVALIAKAVSSRMGPELYQQLARGFLHPPTKNP
- a CDS encoding SurA N-terminal domain-containing protein yields the protein MLQNIRDNSQGWIAKTIIGIIVALMAFTGIEAIFQASGNNKQDVAKVNGEEITQTELGQAVDMQRRQLMQQLGKDFDASLLDEKLLREAALKGLIDRKLLLQGAADSKFGFSEAALDQVILQTPEFQVDGKFSAERFDQVIRQLGYTRMQFRQMLTQEMLIGQVRAGIAGSGFVTDAEVLAFARLEKQTRDFATVNIKTDPAAVKLTDDEVKAYYDQHAKEFMTPDQVVIDYLELKKSSFFDQVTVKDEELQAAYQKETANLAEQRRAAHILIEVNDKTTDAQAKAKIEDIQARLAKGEKFEALAKEFSQDPGSANNGGDLGFAGPGVYDPDFETALYALNKDQVSAPVRTTFGWHLIKLLGVEAPEVPSFASLKDKLTRELKTQQVEQRYVEATKQLEDAAFEASDLAQPASDLKLTVHTSAPFGREGGEGVAANRAVVTAAFSPEVLDEGANSSAIELDPETIIVLRAKEHLKPAQLPLESVSAAIRTQMTKERAIAAAKTHADELIASLRDGKTPLNQPIDGQAWKVTEAATRNAEAIEPAVLQALFRMPKPAAKDKPTFTTVTLADGSLVIVRLNGVNEAAAPTDEEKAQYRRFLASRVGQQDFAAYRKQLETKADIKKF
- the nhaA gene encoding Na+/H+ antiporter NhaA; translation: MPKKHPAIPRPQALTEGALSALERFSRIEAVSGIVLLLAAIAALIWANSPAAASYEHFWNTPITLGLGDFSVSRSLHFLVNDGLMTIFFLVVGAEIRQEIKDGALANLKLATLPLGAALGGVLMPAILYTALNHGTAAASGWAVPTATDIAFAVGVLALLGRSIPSGVRVLLLALAIIDDIVAILIIAVFFTASLDYMGLVVAAGGLALVLVFQRMGISKAAIYLLPGAIVWFGLLKTGVHPTLAGVILGLMTPVSSKPTTERPLDTIGRTFNELMDRLSQPAEDAHQVAKPLKQLREAQRELMPPVQRVQSALHPWVAFGVMPLFALANAGVSLQGLNLEHPLPHGVFMGVIIALVIGKPLGVMLASVTLVKLNICKLPDGVTWSGVGLVGLLAGIGFTMSIFISSLAFSDPELLAAAKLSVLTASTVAAVIGLSWGKLKF